The following are encoded together in the Juglans microcarpa x Juglans regia isolate MS1-56 chromosome 2D, Jm3101_v1.0, whole genome shotgun sequence genome:
- the LOC121249398 gene encoding uncharacterized protein LOC121249398, producing the protein MADHKAGGIVKKGHEEGMQMATSLLQESKLPLGLLPLADVIEVGYVKETGYMWIVQRKKVEHEFKKISKLVSYDTEITGFIQKNKIKKLKGVKAKELMLWPPVSEITADDSPTGKIQFKSLAGITKTFPVEAFAAGQ; encoded by the coding sequence ATGGCAGATCATAAGGCAGGAGGCATTGTGAAGAAAGGGCACGAGGAGGGCATGCAAATGGCCACCTCTCTTCTCCAAGAGTCCAAGCTCCCGCTGGGGCTTCTCCCTCTGGCTGACGTCATTGAAGTCGGGTATGTGAAAGAGACGGGCTACATGTGGATTGTGCAGAGGAAGAAGGTTGAGCACGAGTTCAAGAAGATCAGTAAGCTGGTGAGCTATGATACTGAGATAACAGGCTTCATTCAGAAGAACAAGATCAAGAAGCTCAAGGGAGTGAAGGCTAAGGAGCTCATGCTATGGCCTCCAGTGAGTGAGATCACCGCCGATGATTCACCAACTGGGAAGATTCAGTTCAAGAGTCTTGCTGGGATTACAAAGACTTTCCCTGTTGAGGCATTTGCTGCTGGCCAGTAA